The Castellaniella sp. genome includes a window with the following:
- a CDS encoding DNA topoisomerase III, translating into MTKTLIIAEKPSVALDISRALGGFTREGDYFESEQYVLSSSVGHLLSLVAPNDPVRGKWSFAHLPVIPPKFELGPTDKRSAERLKLLVKLLKRKDVDAVINACDAGREGELIFRYIVQYSGVKKPVQRLWLRSMTQAAIREAFANLRDDETMKPLEAAARSRAEADWLVGINGTRAMTAFNSKDGGFFKTPVGRVQTPTLAIVMEREDRIRAFVSRDYWEIHATFVAAAGLYEGRWFDPSFKKNEQDPDARDSRLWSASAAQSVVSACRDQPGTVTEESKPSTQQSPALFDLTTLQREANSRFGFSAKTTLALAQTLYERHKALTYPRTDSRYLPQDYVSTVQQTMQVLADSESSVARSVQPFAAQAVAQQMVKPNRRIFDDKKVSDHFAIIPTLQVPRELSEAEFKIYELISRRFLAVFFPAAEFRITTRITQVSGHQFKTEGKVLVSPGWLAIYGREAQGDEASLVAVADGEPVRTEDIESRALVTNPPARFNEATLLSAMEGAGKLVDDEALREAMSERGLGTPATRASIIEGLINETYLRREGRDLIPSAKARQLMTLLAGLGVNELTSPELTGGWEHQLKLIEQRQLDRESFMREIAQMTQVIVKRAKEYERDTVPGDYATLTSPCPKCGAVVKENYRRYACTGCDFSIGKHPGGRTFEVPEVEELLTNRTLGPLTGFISKMGRPFAAVLRITDEFKLEFDFGQKEDEDTEPVDFSGQTSLGACPKCQGRVFEYGMNYVCEHAVGPNKACTFRTGKIILQQEIAAAQVTKLLETGKTDLFDGFVSSRTNRKFKAYLVLQPDGKVGFEFEARAPKAGAKATAGKATAAKTAAKTTATKTTATKTTATKTTATKTAAAKKPATKATTAKKAAPKKAAAPKKAVAATDDDGPAF; encoded by the coding sequence ATGACTAAAACCCTGATTATTGCTGAAAAACCGTCGGTTGCCCTGGACATCTCCCGCGCATTGGGTGGCTTCACCCGCGAAGGCGACTACTTCGAGAGCGAACAATACGTGCTGTCGTCCAGCGTGGGCCACCTGCTCAGTCTGGTGGCACCCAACGACCCTGTGCGCGGCAAATGGAGCTTCGCTCACCTGCCGGTGATCCCGCCGAAATTCGAGCTCGGCCCCACCGACAAGCGCTCTGCCGAACGCCTGAAGCTGCTGGTCAAGCTACTGAAGCGCAAGGACGTCGATGCCGTGATCAACGCCTGTGACGCGGGCCGCGAGGGCGAACTCATCTTCCGCTACATCGTGCAATATTCCGGGGTAAAAAAACCTGTCCAGCGTCTGTGGCTGCGGTCCATGACCCAGGCCGCCATCCGCGAGGCCTTTGCCAATCTGCGTGACGACGAGACCATGAAGCCCCTGGAGGCCGCCGCTCGTTCGCGCGCCGAGGCCGACTGGCTGGTCGGCATCAACGGCACCCGCGCCATGACCGCCTTCAACAGCAAGGACGGCGGCTTTTTCAAGACCCCCGTAGGCCGCGTGCAAACCCCCACGCTGGCCATCGTGATGGAACGCGAAGACCGCATCCGCGCATTCGTCAGCCGCGACTACTGGGAAATCCACGCCACCTTCGTGGCGGCCGCCGGCCTCTACGAAGGCCGTTGGTTCGATCCCAGCTTCAAGAAAAACGAACAAGACCCCGACGCACGCGATTCACGCCTGTGGTCCGCCAGTGCCGCCCAAAGCGTGGTCAGCGCCTGTCGTGATCAACCCGGCACCGTCACCGAGGAATCCAAGCCCAGCACCCAGCAGTCCCCAGCCCTGTTCGACCTGACGACCCTGCAGCGCGAAGCCAACTCACGCTTCGGGTTCTCGGCCAAAACTACCCTGGCGCTGGCCCAAACCCTGTACGAACGCCATAAGGCCCTGACCTACCCGCGTACCGATTCGCGCTACCTGCCCCAAGACTACGTCAGCACCGTGCAACAGACCATGCAAGTGCTGGCCGATAGCGAATCCAGCGTGGCACGCTCAGTACAGCCCTTTGCCGCCCAGGCCGTGGCCCAGCAAATGGTCAAGCCCAATCGCCGCATCTTCGATGACAAAAAGGTCTCGGACCACTTTGCCATCATCCCCACCCTGCAGGTGCCCCGGGAGCTCAGCGAAGCCGAATTCAAGATTTACGAACTGATCTCCCGGCGCTTTCTGGCCGTGTTTTTCCCAGCCGCCGAATTCCGCATCACCACCCGCATCACTCAGGTATCGGGCCATCAATTCAAAACCGAGGGCAAGGTGCTGGTGTCGCCCGGCTGGTTGGCCATTTATGGCCGGGAAGCCCAAGGCGACGAAGCCTCGCTGGTGGCGGTGGCCGACGGCGAACCCGTCCGCACCGAAGACATTGAATCCCGCGCCCTGGTCACCAACCCCCCAGCCCGCTTCAATGAAGCCACCCTGCTGTCCGCCATGGAAGGTGCCGGGAAACTGGTGGATGACGAGGCCCTGCGCGAGGCCATGTCCGAACGCGGCCTGGGCACACCAGCCACCCGGGCCTCCATCATCGAAGGGCTGATCAACGAAACCTATCTGCGCCGCGAGGGCCGGGACCTGATCCCCAGCGCCAAGGCCCGCCAACTGATGACCTTGCTGGCCGGTCTGGGGGTCAATGAACTGACCTCGCCGGAACTGACCGGCGGCTGGGAACACCAGCTGAAGCTGATCGAACAACGCCAGCTGGACCGCGAATCCTTCATGCGCGAAATCGCCCAAATGACCCAGGTCATCGTCAAGCGCGCCAAAGAATACGAACGCGACACCGTCCCCGGCGACTACGCCACATTGACCTCTCCCTGCCCCAAGTGCGGCGCGGTAGTCAAGGAAAACTATCGCCGCTATGCCTGCACCGGTTGCGATTTTTCCATCGGCAAACACCCCGGCGGACGCACCTTCGAGGTCCCCGAGGTCGAAGAACTGCTGACCAATCGCACCCTGGGGCCACTAACCGGCTTCATCAGCAAAATGGGCCGCCCCTTTGCCGCAGTGCTGCGCATCACCGACGAATTCAAGCTTGAGTTCGACTTTGGCCAAAAAGAAGATGAAGACACCGAACCTGTCGATTTTTCTGGCCAAACGTCCCTGGGCGCCTGCCCGAAATGCCAGGGCCGGGTCTTTGAATACGGCATGAACTACGTCTGCGAACACGCCGTCGGCCCCAACAAAGCCTGCACGTTCCGCACCGGCAAGATCATCCTGCAGCAGGAAATCGCCGCCGCCCAGGTCACAAAGCTGCTGGAAACCGGGAAAACAGACCTGTTCGACGGCTTTGTCTCCAGCCGCACCAACCGCAAATTCAAGGCTTATCTGGTGCTGCAGCCAGACGGCAAGGTCGGCTTTGAATTCGAGGCGCGCGCACCCAAGGCGGGGGCTAAAGCCACGGCAGGCAAGGCCACAGCGGCGAAAACAGCAGCCAAGACCACGGCAACCAAGACCACGGCAACCAAGACCACGGCAACCAAGACCACGGCAACCAAGACCGCTGCTGCCAAGAAACCTGCAACGAAGGCCACCACCGCCAAAAAGGCCGCGCCCAAGAAAGCCGCGGCCCCAAAGAAAGCCGTCGCTGCAACGGATGACGATGGGCCTGCTTTCTGA
- the gluQRS gene encoding tRNA glutamyl-Q(34) synthetase GluQRS, with protein sequence MQHHPPDADTRSAPHPALTRQGYTGRFAPSPSGPLHAGSLVTALASYLDARAHAGRWLVRIEDIDEPRCIPGTDQLILQQLLALGMHWDAAPVWQTRRHPLYQQAFDQLHAAGRTYACYCRRRELPPSGPYPGTCRPGRNPGLPQPHSQPAWRFQVEPGVEAFQDRWLGSQSQNVAATVGDFIIRRTDSLWAYQLVVVVDDGLQGITDIVRGADLLDSSARQRQLARALGLPCPRLLHVPLLLDPLGHKLSKQNHAPALDLCQPLAALQQAWVGLGFTPLSVSSLEAFWPAATAQWAQRFVS encoded by the coding sequence GTGCAACACCACCCTCCCGATGCGGATACCCGCTCAGCCCCGCACCCGGCACTGACCCGCCAGGGCTACACCGGCCGATTCGCCCCCAGTCCCAGTGGCCCGCTACACGCGGGATCGCTGGTGACGGCGCTGGCCAGCTATCTGGATGCCCGGGCGCACGCGGGCCGCTGGCTGGTCAGGATCGAAGATATCGACGAACCCCGCTGCATTCCGGGGACGGATCAACTGATTTTGCAACAGTTGCTGGCCTTGGGTATGCACTGGGATGCAGCCCCGGTCTGGCAGACCCGCCGCCATCCGCTGTATCAACAGGCCTTTGATCAACTGCACGCAGCCGGACGCACCTATGCCTGCTACTGCCGACGGCGCGAGCTGCCGCCGTCTGGTCCCTATCCCGGCACCTGTCGGCCTGGGCGCAACCCTGGCCTTCCCCAGCCACACTCCCAGCCTGCCTGGCGGTTTCAGGTAGAGCCCGGAGTGGAGGCCTTTCAGGATCGCTGGCTGGGCAGCCAATCACAGAATGTAGCCGCCACGGTGGGGGATTTCATCATTCGCCGCACGGACAGCCTATGGGCTTACCAGTTGGTCGTGGTGGTAGACGACGGTCTGCAGGGGATTACCGACATTGTGCGCGGCGCCGATCTGCTGGATTCCAGTGCGCGGCAGCGGCAGCTGGCCCGCGCCTTGGGCCTGCCCTGTCCGCGCCTGCTGCATGTGCCCCTGCTGCTCGACCCACTGGGACATAAACTGTCGAAGCAAAACCACGCCCCCGCCCTGGACCTCTGTCAGCCGCTGGCTGCCTTGCAACAGGCCTGGGTTGGTCTGGGCTTCACCCCCCTGTCCGTGTCCAGCCTGGAGGCTTTCTGGCCCGCCGCCACCGCCCAATGGGCGCAGCGTTTCGTCAGCTGA
- a CDS encoding DUF494 domain-containing protein has product MYDILVYLFENYYTPQACPRADVLANKLAAVGFEHDDINDALNWLRTLASTTEHCLPLAISHDTQLHNTRIYTEQEYAVLGTEAIGFISFLENSDSLPPALREILIETAQVADHSPLSLAEIKVLALMVLWSQEAEVDHLIFEELLADDEGRLSH; this is encoded by the coding sequence ATGTACGATATTCTGGTCTATCTATTCGAAAACTACTACACCCCGCAAGCTTGTCCACGCGCTGACGTGCTGGCCAATAAGCTCGCGGCCGTAGGCTTCGAACACGACGATATCAACGATGCCCTGAACTGGCTGCGCACCCTGGCCAGCACCACCGAGCACTGCCTGCCGCTGGCGATCTCGCACGATACCCAGTTGCACAATACCCGCATCTATACCGAGCAGGAATACGCCGTGCTGGGCACCGAGGCCATCGGCTTCATCAGCTTCCTGGAAAACTCCGACAGCCTGCCGCCCGCGTTGCGGGAAATTCTCATCGAGACAGCCCAGGTCGCCGATCATTCTCCGTTGTCGCTGGCTGAAATCAAGGTTCTGGCCCTGATGGTCCTCTGGAGCCAAGAAGCCGAGGTCGATCACCTGATCTTCGAAGAATTGCTGGCCGACGACGAAGGCCGTCTATCGCACTAG
- a CDS encoding GDYXXLXY domain-containing protein, whose translation MQVNAFWQATGSQAEWRHTLVLGISLLAVLLAGSALVFWVAANWPRMGPQTRLWLAQGVLALVVLLAAGLALRGSRWAGLWAGFAALLSGALLALVGQIYQTGVDRWQMFLLWAVLVTPWVVLFRTVFLVSLWVCLLNLALWLWAGGRTPSEGWLWLDVDMPLELLALLLLNAGLLALAECLQRFFHDPWYLVRRVLVLLLLGASLMLALQGAWSIGDADWVFGAIVSLLFTTGLVGIYRYWRTDLAVVALSLLAGIGVVGTLLLSGLDSIGGVLGVALLLLVLMWLAVRYMLRLQQALRGSVQGSNPEASPTWHLTLLRAGAMMPVVLLLGIWLAISFDLESATEVLGVGIVLLLAGVGMARWTKLGAEISAVLAVLGLLLCAGAALFLMEAPADRFWQLAVLLLSGGLVYALVPQFAVRLIAASLVLFAGLWVLVVSELGFDGHGDRAGLVSAWLAVRLWGLLFLGTGLWVWAMASDRSRLHAGQPVLWWPLAWALMGMAAAVALSVQITGQAPQQVWPMTGQLSLLLCAALPGLLLAAWMASARPALPQGWRIGVPLAILLAGLGWLMIPALSVALGWLVLGRLSGRRGLQVLAVPLGLAGLFAYYQSSVDGLTLLDKAVVLGALGLWLAGLALALQRWPQGVGTDQASPGHTAGHGRQTILAWAGYRALGVLAGGVLVLGLIQTQVTRYESILTGGHPVILALVPVDPRSLMQGDYMALDYAVRQSADDWLRVQPRLEERGTGHGWLLLRPDAQGVWQLQQVLMSPLPGQRALSGASADHLVAESLDTVAVAVRWTDGRMDFGASSWFFPEGQDSHYAAARYGLLRVADDGTALLAGLLDKDQQPL comes from the coding sequence ATGCAAGTCAACGCGTTCTGGCAGGCTACCGGCAGTCAGGCTGAATGGCGCCACACTCTGGTCCTGGGCATCAGTCTGCTGGCGGTTTTGCTGGCAGGTTCGGCCCTGGTGTTCTGGGTGGCGGCCAACTGGCCCCGGATGGGACCGCAGACCCGGCTGTGGCTGGCCCAGGGGGTGCTGGCCCTGGTGGTGTTGCTGGCGGCTGGCTTGGCGCTGCGCGGCAGCCGCTGGGCTGGCCTTTGGGCCGGATTTGCGGCATTGCTGAGCGGTGCTTTGCTGGCCCTCGTGGGTCAAATATATCAAACCGGTGTAGATCGCTGGCAAATGTTTCTGCTTTGGGCTGTTTTAGTCACGCCCTGGGTCGTGTTGTTCCGGACGGTTTTCTTGGTGTCGCTGTGGGTCTGCCTGCTGAATCTGGCGTTATGGCTGTGGGCGGGTGGCAGGACGCCGTCCGAGGGCTGGCTGTGGTTGGATGTCGACATGCCGCTGGAACTGCTGGCCTTGTTGTTGCTGAATGCGGGCTTGTTGGCGCTGGCTGAATGTCTGCAGCGATTTTTCCATGATCCCTGGTATTTAGTCCGGCGTGTCTTGGTGCTGCTGTTATTGGGCGCTTCCTTGATGTTGGCGTTGCAAGGGGCTTGGTCAATCGGTGATGCCGATTGGGTATTCGGGGCGATTGTCAGCCTGTTGTTCACGACGGGTCTGGTTGGCATCTATCGGTATTGGCGCACGGATCTTGCCGTGGTTGCCCTGTCCTTGCTGGCGGGCATCGGTGTGGTGGGGACCTTGCTGCTCAGCGGCCTGGACTCGATCGGCGGGGTGCTGGGGGTGGCGCTGTTGCTCCTGGTCCTGATGTGGCTGGCCGTACGGTATATGTTGCGGCTGCAGCAGGCCCTGCGCGGTAGCGTGCAGGGCAGCAATCCGGAAGCTTCGCCAACCTGGCACCTGACGCTGTTGCGGGCGGGAGCCATGATGCCTGTCGTGCTGCTGCTCGGAATCTGGCTGGCCATCAGCTTTGATCTGGAATCCGCCACGGAGGTGCTGGGAGTCGGCATCGTGCTGTTGCTGGCGGGCGTGGGCATGGCGCGCTGGACCAAGCTGGGGGCGGAAATCAGTGCGGTGCTGGCCGTTCTGGGCTTGTTGTTGTGTGCGGGGGCGGCGCTGTTTTTAATGGAAGCCCCTGCCGATCGGTTTTGGCAGTTGGCCGTGCTGCTGCTGTCGGGGGGCTTGGTGTATGCCCTGGTGCCGCAATTTGCAGTCCGCTTGATTGCGGCTAGCCTGGTCCTGTTTGCGGGTCTTTGGGTGTTGGTGGTGTCTGAACTGGGTTTTGATGGCCATGGGGATCGTGCCGGGCTGGTTTCAGCCTGGCTGGCGGTTCGCCTGTGGGGCCTGTTATTCCTGGGGACGGGGCTGTGGGTTTGGGCCATGGCCTCGGACAGATCCAGGCTGCATGCTGGCCAGCCTGTCTTGTGGTGGCCTTTGGCCTGGGCCTTGATGGGGATGGCGGCGGCGGTGGCCTTGTCGGTGCAGATCACAGGACAGGCGCCGCAGCAGGTCTGGCCCATGACGGGGCAGTTATCGCTATTGTTGTGCGCCGCTTTGCCGGGCCTGTTGCTGGCGGCCTGGATGGCCAGCGCCCGGCCTGCTTTGCCGCAGGGGTGGCGGATTGGGGTGCCCTTGGCGATTTTGCTGGCGGGCCTGGGCTGGCTGATGATACCTGCCCTGTCCGTGGCCCTTGGTTGGCTGGTGCTGGGGCGGCTGTCGGGTCGGCGCGGCCTGCAGGTACTGGCGGTGCCGCTGGGGCTGGCCGGTCTGTTTGCTTACTATCAGAGTTCGGTGGATGGCTTGACGCTGTTGGATAAAGCGGTGGTCTTGGGGGCGCTGGGGCTATGGCTGGCAGGCTTGGCGCTGGCCCTGCAGCGCTGGCCTCAGGGGGTCGGCACTGATCAGGCAAGCCCTGGACACACGGCGGGTCATGGCCGACAGACGATCTTGGCCTGGGCCGGCTATCGGGCGTTGGGTGTTTTGGCCGGAGGCGTCTTGGTGCTGGGGCTGATACAGACGCAAGTCACGCGCTACGAGTCTATTTTGACGGGCGGGCATCCAGTGATCCTGGCGCTGGTGCCGGTTGATCCTCGGTCTCTGATGCAGGGCGATTACATGGCTTTGGATTATGCGGTGCGCCAGTCGGCGGATGATTGGCTGCGCGTGCAGCCCAGACTCGAAGAACGCGGCACAGGCCATGGCTGGCTGCTGCTGCGGCCAGATGCGCAGGGTGTCTGGCAATTGCAGCAGGTATTGATGTCACCGTTGCCGGGGCAGCGTGCCTTGTCGGGCGCGTCGGCCGACCATTTGGTGGCGGAGTCCCTGGATACTGTGGCAGTGGCCGTGCGCTGGACGGATGGGCGCATGGATTTTGGGGCCAGCAGTTGGTTTTTTCCGGAAGGCCAGGATAGCCATTATGCGGCTGCCCGTTATGGCTTGCTGCGGGTGGCGGACGACGGTACTGCGTTGTTGGCCGGTTTGCTGGATAAGGACCAGCAGCCTTTGTAA
- the vapB gene encoding type II toxin-antitoxin system VapB family antitoxin, translated as MSIGTVFINNRTQAVRFPVDVRLPEGVHKVEIRAKGNERIISPVGQTWDSFFLNGPTVSDDFMPDRADQNQAERESL; from the coding sequence ATGTCCATTGGCACCGTTTTCATCAATAACCGCACCCAGGCAGTGCGTTTTCCTGTCGATGTACGCCTGCCTGAAGGCGTACATAAGGTAGAAATCCGGGCAAAAGGAAACGAACGCATCATCTCACCTGTCGGCCAAACCTGGGATAGCTTTTTCCTGAACGGCCCGACCGTCAGTGACGATTTCATGCCAGATCGTGCCGACCAAAACCAGGCAGAGCGAGAATCGCTTTGA
- a CDS encoding acetyl/propionyl/methylcrotonyl-CoA carboxylase subunit alpha: protein MFDSILIANRGEIACRIAATARRMGIRTVAVYSQADAQARHVQACDEAVFIGGPEPKDSYLRADVILQAALRTGAQAIHPGYGFLSENADFAHACADAGLVFIGPPAQAIAAMGSKSAAKALMDKAHVPLVPGYYGDTQDTGFLQDQACQIGYPVLIKASAGGGGKGMRIVESNDAFPAALASCQREAASSFGNPLVLVERYLQKPRHIEIQIFADTQGQCVYLFERDCSVQRRFQKVIEEAPAPGMTPERRAAMGEAAVAAAQAVGYVGAGTVEFIVEPDGRFYFMEMNTRLQVEHPVTEAITGQDLVEWQLRVAAGQPLPLTQDQLQIQGHAIEARVYAENPDKDFLPSIGHLDVLQWPEHVAFEPGPVRVDGGVREGGTITPYYDPMIAKLIVHGRDREDARQRMLHALAAVRATGLHTNIAFLGRLMANPAFVSADLDTGLIPREHDRLFPTPSATPDRVLALGAAAILCANGLSSANPGSGPSPHSSSVGGQQASPWQQVDGWRVGGTYQRDLVLQDPLGEHTLHVQRQGDQWLLAINGQPAQPFAWQADPRQPQRLHIRLGSDPAQGDVQECSGDAYLQGLRLDLYTQGQRHTLQWQDPIALATGQADDAAGGLTAPMPGKILSVSVAPGDAVTQGQPLVVMEAMKMEHTIEAPHDGIVQEVFYAVGDQVTEGVTLIALEAGD, encoded by the coding sequence ATGTTTGATTCCATTCTGATCGCCAATCGCGGCGAAATCGCCTGCCGCATCGCCGCCACCGCCCGCCGCATGGGCATCCGCACCGTCGCGGTATATTCCCAGGCCGATGCCCAGGCACGCCACGTCCAAGCCTGCGACGAAGCCGTTTTTATCGGTGGCCCTGAACCCAAAGACAGCTACCTGCGGGCCGACGTCATTCTGCAGGCTGCGCTACGCACAGGCGCCCAGGCCATCCACCCAGGCTATGGGTTTCTATCGGAAAACGCCGACTTTGCCCATGCCTGCGCGGATGCAGGCCTGGTATTCATCGGCCCCCCCGCCCAGGCCATCGCCGCCATGGGCAGCAAATCCGCTGCCAAGGCCCTGATGGACAAAGCCCACGTACCCCTGGTGCCCGGGTATTATGGCGACACACAAGACACCGGCTTTCTGCAGGATCAGGCGTGCCAGATCGGCTACCCCGTGCTGATCAAAGCCAGCGCCGGGGGCGGTGGCAAGGGCATGCGCATCGTCGAATCCAATGACGCTTTCCCTGCCGCTCTGGCCTCTTGCCAGCGCGAAGCCGCCAGCAGCTTCGGCAACCCCCTGGTCCTGGTCGAGCGCTACTTGCAGAAACCACGCCACATTGAAATCCAGATCTTTGCCGATACCCAGGGCCAGTGCGTCTACCTGTTCGAGCGCGACTGCTCCGTGCAGCGACGCTTCCAGAAGGTCATCGAGGAAGCCCCCGCCCCCGGCATGACCCCGGAACGCCGCGCAGCCATGGGTGAGGCCGCCGTGGCCGCGGCCCAGGCCGTCGGCTATGTCGGCGCGGGTACGGTGGAATTCATCGTCGAACCCGACGGACGCTTCTACTTCATGGAAATGAATACCCGGCTGCAGGTGGAACACCCTGTGACCGAAGCCATCACCGGCCAGGATCTGGTCGAATGGCAACTGCGAGTCGCCGCCGGGCAGCCTCTGCCCCTGACACAGGATCAGCTGCAGATCCAGGGACACGCCATCGAGGCCCGCGTTTATGCGGAAAACCCGGACAAAGACTTCCTGCCCAGCATCGGCCACCTGGACGTGCTGCAATGGCCCGAGCACGTTGCTTTTGAGCCCGGCCCGGTACGGGTGGATGGCGGCGTGCGCGAAGGCGGCACCATCACTCCGTATTACGACCCCATGATCGCCAAGCTGATCGTACATGGCCGCGATCGCGAAGATGCCCGCCAGCGCATGTTGCACGCACTGGCCGCTGTACGCGCCACCGGGCTGCACACCAATATTGCCTTCTTGGGGCGGCTGATGGCCAACCCCGCCTTTGTCTCTGCGGACCTGGACACCGGGCTGATCCCACGCGAACACGACCGCCTGTTCCCCACGCCCAGTGCCACGCCCGACCGGGTGCTGGCCCTGGGCGCTGCAGCCATCTTGTGCGCAAACGGACTAAGCAGCGCTAACCCAGGCAGCGGGCCAAGCCCGCACAGCTCAAGTGTCGGCGGCCAGCAAGCCAGCCCCTGGCAACAGGTCGATGGCTGGCGCGTCGGCGGCACTTACCAGCGCGACTTGGTATTGCAAGATCCGCTGGGCGAACACACGTTGCACGTCCAGCGCCAGGGCGACCAATGGCTGCTGGCCATTAACGGCCAGCCGGCCCAGCCATTCGCATGGCAGGCCGACCCCCGGCAGCCGCAGCGCCTGCATATCCGCCTGGGTAGCGATCCGGCTCAGGGGGATGTCCAGGAATGCAGCGGGGACGCATACCTTCAGGGCCTGCGCCTGGACCTTTATACCCAGGGCCAACGCCACACCCTGCAATGGCAAGATCCCATTGCCCTGGCCACCGGTCAGGCCGACGATGCCGCAGGCGGGCTGACGGCCCCCATGCCCGGGAAAATCCTGTCCGTCAGCGTGGCTCCCGGCGATGCCGTCACCCAGGGTCAGCCTCTGGTGGTGATGGAGGCGATGAAAATGGAGCACACCATCGAAGCGCCGCACGACGGGATCGTTCAGGAGGTGTTCTATGCCGTGGGCGATCAGGTCACCGAGGGCGTGACCCTGATCGCACTGGAAGCCGGGGACTAA
- a CDS encoding methyl-accepting chemotaxis protein, producing the protein MRNFKIGTRLALGFGLVIILLLVLSGIGAWRILSSQQDNQVLGQRLQANTLIQQLARQVSIGANQTQATLAADPDALRNLKTSILALDQQMQTLGGDLAVQITDPDALTVLQQFMQAYEAYLVSRNQAFKSLDEGDYGAADAFFSRDLPKITSGLLAQADQLSQYQAESVRGLFADSAQSSRLGLIILALATLLAVLLSPLLAWRVTRSITYPLSLALGHARAVARRDLSHEFQPTAKDEVADLARALAEMIRSLRAAISEVHRGAGSVATAAAQITHGNLDLSSRTEQQASSLAQTAATMEELTATVRHNADNAQQANHLAAAAAQTATEGGAMVSQLVDTMGDIHVRSQQVADIIGVIDGIAFQTNILALNAAVEAARAGEQGRGFAVVAAEVRALAQRSASAAKEIKTLIDTSVAAISSGNEQAAHAGDTMQGIVSGVRRVTDIMGEISAANREQTTGIEEINTAVAQMDEVTRQNASLVEASASAVSVLQEDADALAQLVSSFSLGASQASQQISHAGVTPVPSGRTRPLLGAP; encoded by the coding sequence ATGCGTAATTTCAAAATAGGCACCCGGCTGGCGCTGGGGTTTGGCCTGGTCATCATCCTATTGCTGGTGCTCTCGGGGATAGGCGCCTGGCGTATTCTCAGCTCGCAACAAGACAACCAGGTGCTGGGCCAGCGCCTGCAGGCCAATACTTTGATTCAGCAGCTGGCGCGCCAGGTCAGTATCGGTGCCAATCAGACCCAGGCAACGCTGGCCGCAGACCCGGATGCTTTGCGCAATCTGAAGACCAGCATTCTGGCCCTGGATCAACAGATGCAAACACTGGGCGGCGATCTGGCTGTGCAAATCACAGACCCGGATGCATTGACCGTGTTGCAGCAGTTTATGCAGGCATACGAGGCCTATCTGGTATCTCGCAATCAGGCTTTCAAAAGCCTGGACGAGGGTGACTACGGCGCCGCCGATGCGTTCTTCAGCCGCGATCTGCCCAAGATCACCAGTGGCTTGCTGGCTCAGGCGGATCAACTGTCGCAGTATCAGGCCGAATCCGTGCGGGGCTTGTTTGCCGACAGCGCACAGTCCAGCCGCTTGGGCTTGATTATTCTGGCACTGGCGACTTTGCTGGCGGTATTGCTTAGTCCTTTGCTGGCCTGGCGGGTGACACGCTCGATCACGTATCCGCTGTCCTTGGCACTGGGCCATGCCCGTGCGGTGGCAAGACGGGATTTAAGCCACGAATTCCAGCCCACCGCCAAGGACGAAGTGGCTGATTTGGCCCGAGCCCTTGCTGAAATGATCCGCAGCCTGCGCGCTGCAATCAGCGAGGTCCACCGGGGGGCGGGTTCGGTGGCCACTGCGGCTGCCCAGATCACCCATGGCAATCTGGATTTGTCCTCGCGTACCGAACAGCAGGCCAGTTCTTTGGCGCAGACAGCAGCCACCATGGAAGAACTGACTGCTACGGTGCGACACAACGCGGACAATGCCCAGCAGGCCAATCACTTGGCGGCTGCTGCGGCACAAACCGCCACCGAAGGGGGGGCCATGGTGTCCCAGTTGGTGGACACCATGGGTGACATTCACGTCCGCTCACAGCAGGTGGCCGATATCATTGGTGTGATCGACGGCATTGCCTTTCAGACCAATATCCTGGCGCTCAATGCCGCCGTGGAAGCGGCCCGGGCGGGCGAACAGGGCCGAGGCTTTGCCGTCGTGGCCGCTGAAGTGCGCGCACTGGCCCAGCGCAGCGCATCCGCCGCCAAAGAAATCAAGACCCTGATTGATACGTCGGTGGCGGCAATCTCAAGCGGCAACGAACAGGCAGCGCACGCTGGCGACACCATGCAGGGTATTGTCAGCGGCGTTCGGCGCGTGACCGACATCATGGGCGAAATCAGCGCGGCCAATCGGGAACAGACCACCGGGATTGAGGAAATCAATACGGCGGTGGCGCAGATGGACGAAGTCACGCGCCAAAATGCCAGCCTGGTCGAGGCCTCCGCGTCTGCGGTTTCTGTTTTGCAAGAAGATGCAGACGCATTGGCGCAACTGGTATCGAGCTTCAGCTTGGGGGCATCGCAGGCCAGCCAGCAAATCAGCCATGCCGGGGTGACCCCTGTGCCCTCAGGGCGCACACGGCCTTTGCTTGGTGCGCCCTGA